A region of Lepus europaeus isolate LE1 chromosome 2, mLepTim1.pri, whole genome shotgun sequence DNA encodes the following proteins:
- the LOC133747267 gene encoding keratin-associated protein 19-3-like, which translates to MSFYGRYYGGLGFSCGGFGGLGYGYGCGCGNFRRLGYGCGFGGYGNGSGHRGYGYGSGYGNFRYGSGHPSYYGGYGFSSFY; encoded by the coding sequence ATGAGCTTCTACGGCAGGTACTACGGAGGCCTGGGCTTCAGCTGTGGAGGCTTTGGCGGCCTGGGCTATGGCTATGGATGTGGATGTGGCAACTTCCGCAGACTGGGCTACGGCTGTGGCTTTGGAGGCTATGGAAACGGCTCCGGACACAGAGGCTACGGATATGGCTCTGGCTATGGAAATTTCAGATATGGCAGTGGCCACCCATCTTACTATGGTGGCTATGGCTTCTCTAGCTTCTACTGA